The genomic DNA TAAAAAGAATTGTTATTATAAACATCATGTTAATGAAATACCACAAATCTATTAAGTAAAAAAGCACAAATGTGTTAAATGAAATACCACAAATCTATTAAGTAAAAAAGCACAAATGTGTTAAATGAAATACCACAAATCAATTAAGTTTAAATTAAGGGGAATTTTATGAAACAATATTTAACAAGATATATGGATGCAGAATTGGAAAAATATCTCAAAACTATTGGTGCTGTGTTAATTGTTGGTCCTAAATGGTGTGGAAAAACAACAACTGCAGAACAACATGCCAAAAGTGTTATTAAATTACAAGATAAAGATAAAACTGAATCTTATTTAAAACTAGCAGATATTAAACCATCAAAGCTATTAGAAGGAGAAAAACCAAGATTAATAGATGAATGGCAAATAGCTCCTGTATTATGGGATAGTGTACGTAATAGTGTTGATGAAATAGGTGGTGAAGGTTTATATATCTTAACTGGTTCTACAGTTGTTGATGATACAAATATTATACATTCAGGAACTGGTAGAATTTACAGATTAACAATGCGGCCAATGAGTTTATATGAAAGTAAAAATTCAAATGGAAATATATCATTAATAGACTTATTTAATAATCCTCATTTAGATATTGATGGAATTAAATCAAACTTATCAATCGAAGATTTAATTTTTCTATCCTGTAGAGGCGGATGGCCTGAATCATTAAATAAAAAATCAAAGGAAGCTCAACTATTACTTCCATCAATTTATGTTGACACTATATGTGAAAGTGATGCATCCAAGGTTGATGGGACAAAAAGAAGTCCTAATCGAGTTAAAAATATTCTACGATCTTATGCAAGAAACATATCCACAATAGCTACTGATTCAAGAATAATTAAAGATATTAAAACTAACTATGAAGATATCAGCCCAGTAACTTATTACAGTTACATTGATGCATTAGAAAGATTATTTGTAATAGACAACTTAAATGCATGGTCTCCAAATATACGTTCAAAGACAGCTATTAGATCCACTTCAAAAAAAGAATTTATCGACCCATCAATTGCTGTTGCATCCCTAAATTTAACACCAGAAATATTAATGGAAGATTTGAACACCTTTGGATTTATTTTTGAAAATTTATGTATCAGAGACTTAAAAGTTTATTCAAGTTCAGTTGGTGGAGACATTTCTTATTACAGAGACAGATATGGTTTAGAAGCTGATTGTGTTTTACATTTAAATGATGGAAGATATTGTCTTATTGAATTCAAATTAGGAAGCAGGGAAGAAGAAAAAGGAGCCCAGAATTTACTAAAACTAAAAGAATTAATTGAAAAAAATAATATGAAACCACCAAGCTTTTTAGCTATCATAACTGGAGGAGAAATTGCTTATACAAGAAAAGATGGTGTTAAAGTAATTCCAATTGGATGTTTACGATAAAAAAAAAAAAGTAGAAGAAATCTACTTTAGAAATTAAAAATGTTTTCTAGTGAAAATCCACCAGTATTATTCTGAATAAAACTGTTAATTTGGCTTTGGTAATCAGAAGCCTGATCCTGTACTAATTGAGTTTGTCTAATACTTTCTGCTAAGTTTTCAATATCCTCAGGTGAAAGCACAATATTATAGTTAACGGTTACATTATTAATTATATTTACAATTGTTTCATGATTAGTGATGTTTTGGGCCTCTACTTCTTCTTTAACCTCATCAACAACATCAGTTAAATCATCTGCACTTACATTAGAATTATTTACAATTTCTGAAGTTGTGTAAATTTCCTCATTAGCTGCTTCTTTTACTTCTTCTGGAATTTCAGTATTGGTTGCATATTCATATGCACTCATAATTCCAGCTAGTGCGGATTCACCAGTAGCAGAAACTGGACTTGTTACAATAACATGACCTTTTGTAATTCCAGTTGATTCTAAAGCTGATTTATACATGTCATCAGTAACTAAAGTGATTTTAGAGTGATCAACATCAATAGATAAATCTTCAGAGCTTCCCAAATCAACTAAAGAAGATGAAAAGATTTGTCCTGAACTATATGTTTCCTGACTAATGCCTTGAGAGATTGCATTTACTTCATCTGCAGTAATAATTTTATAATTCATACTTTCAAGATTTCCATAGTTATTGTTCATGAAATAACTATCAACCAAAGACTTATACTGGTCATTGGCAAATGTTGTTTCACCATATGTAATAACAGTTGAATTATTATTTCCATTATTGATACTGTTTGCAGATAAACCAACTCCACCTGCAATAAGTATTACAACAACAATTATTCCAATAACTGCTTTACGCACATTATCACCTCATTGTATGTATATTTTAATAACAAAATAATTTATATTTTTGCATTTATTATATAGCCAATCTTGTATAAATCTTTTATGTTTGACTGAAAGTTACATATATGTGAATAAATTATATATATTATTAATAAAATTAATAGGTGCAGACGAATGGGATTTTTAGATAAACTGTCAAATAAACTTGATGAATGGGCTGAAGAGGCAGATAAAAGAGAAAAACAGGAAAAAATCAATATGGAAAAAGAAATATTAAGTCAAGCAAATGTATTTGAGGGAATAACAATATCTATGGATTATGATAAATTTATAGAATTAGCTTCTGGAAATTATGGCACATCAACAAATACACAAAATATTACTGCAAAT from Methanobrevibacter woesei includes the following:
- a CDS encoding ATP-binding protein, which translates into the protein MKQYLTRYMDAELEKYLKTIGAVLIVGPKWCGKTTTAEQHAKSVIKLQDKDKTESYLKLADIKPSKLLEGEKPRLIDEWQIAPVLWDSVRNSVDEIGGEGLYILTGSTVVDDTNIIHSGTGRIYRLTMRPMSLYESKNSNGNISLIDLFNNPHLDIDGIKSNLSIEDLIFLSCRGGWPESLNKKSKEAQLLLPSIYVDTICESDASKVDGTKRSPNRVKNILRSYARNISTIATDSRIIKDIKTNYEDISPVTYYSYIDALERLFVIDNLNAWSPNIRSKTAIRSTSKKEFIDPSIAVASLNLTPEILMEDLNTFGFIFENLCIRDLKVYSSSVGGDISYYRDRYGLEADCVLHLNDGRYCLIEFKLGSREEEKGAQNLLKLKELIEKNNMKPPSFLAIITGGEIAYTRKDGVKVIPIGCLR
- a CDS encoding DUF1002 domain-containing protein; translated protein: MRKAVIGIIVVVILIAGGVGLSANSINNGNNNSTVITYGETTFANDQYKSLVDSYFMNNNYGNLESMNYKIITADEVNAISQGISQETYSSGQIFSSSLVDLGSSEDLSIDVDHSKITLVTDDMYKSALESTGITKGHVIVTSPVSATGESALAGIMSAYEYATNTEIPEEVKEAANEEIYTTSEIVNNSNVSADDLTDVVDEVKEEVEAQNITNHETIVNIINNVTVNYNIVLSPEDIENLAESIRQTQLVQDQASDYQSQINSFIQNNTGGFSLENIFNF